AATTTGGAGGCTTTTTTATAGATTCGGCCCTTCGGCATGGCCACCTTCAGAATATCCGACATCTCAGCGTCCTCCTTCTTCAGATCCGTAAGTAATAACCTGCTCAGCCTGAGCGGTTCTTGCTTCAACCGATACGGCACTTGCCCCAGCCCCATCTTCAGGAAGAAGGAGTGTCACTACATTTTGTCCCATACTGCGTAATCTTGCCGCTTCTGTTAGTGCCTCGGCCCGACGTTTCGGGGTATATTGGATAAGTACCGTTTTTTTCTCTTCAATGGTAATGCCATGAACACCATCAATAATACGGTTCGTTTTCAGTGCAAATCCTGTAGCTGGCAACGAGCGCCCAAACTGTTGTAACAGATTATCATACCGTCCGCCGCTACATACCGGTGAGCCCAGTTCTGCCGCATACCCTTCAAACGTCATGCCCGTATAATAGGAGAAATCACCGATCATCGTCAGATCAATAAGTACATGCTCGGATACACCGTACGCTTCCAACACTTCGAATACGGCACACAGATGTGCAATCGATTGTGCTGCTTCAGCGCTTGAACTTAGCTCTACCGCATGTGTGCATACTTCCTTGCCACCACGCAGACGAAGGATCGCTTCAAGCTGTTCTTTCAATTTAGGCTCCAGATTTAATGCTTCAATCGACTGGCGATAGCCGACATAATCACGTCCGAGCAGCCCTTCCTTCAATTGCTCCTGCTCAGCGGTCTGGCCTGGAATCACTTCCTCCAGTAATCCGTTCAGGAATCCCATATGGCCCATCGCTATTTTAAAAGAAGACACACCCGCTGCCTGCAAAGAGGCAATCGCAAGCGCAACAACTTCTGCATCCGCTTCAGGTGAGTCGTCTCCAACCAACTCCACGCCCGTCTGAAAGAATTCAGCCTCACGCCCAGCTTCCTCTTCAATAGAACGAAATACGTTCGCATGATAGGACAGACGCAGCGGCAACTGCTCATCTTTGAGCATGGATGAAACTACGCGTGCAATTGGAGCCGTTAGGTCCGATCTGAGCACCAGCGTGGTTCCCCGACTGTTTAGCAATTTAAATAATTTACGATCTGATGTAGAGCTTGCCACACCTACCGTATCGTAATATTCAATCGTTGGTGTGATGATCTGACGGTAACCCCAGCGTTCCATACATTCCAGTACATTGCGTTCAATCGTCCGCAGCTTGGATACTACATGTGGTGTATAGTCGCGGAATCCGGTCGGTTTTTCAAAACCTTTTGGTTTGGACATTGGTAATATTCACCCCGAGTCAGTAATTTAAGAGTTGCACTCGTTCTATTTCAACAGGATTTATGTAGTGTAAATCCCCATTCTATCTTATAAACCTGAATCAAAGTATTATCGCATAAGCCTTCAACTATTGGTTTAGTTCAATCTTTATCATGCTTCATTTCTCCAAGAATGCTTTCACATGGTAAAGTGCTAACAAACTAAA
The nucleotide sequence above comes from Paenibacillus sp. W2I17. Encoded proteins:
- a CDS encoding ATP phosphoribosyltransferase regulatory subunit, which translates into the protein MSKPKGFEKPTGFRDYTPHVVSKLRTIERNVLECMERWGYRQIITPTIEYYDTVGVASSTSDRKLFKLLNSRGTTLVLRSDLTAPIARVVSSMLKDEQLPLRLSYHANVFRSIEEEAGREAEFFQTGVELVGDDSPEADAEVVALAIASLQAAGVSSFKIAMGHMGFLNGLLEEVIPGQTAEQEQLKEGLLGRDYVGYRQSIEALNLEPKLKEQLEAILRLRGGKEVCTHAVELSSSAEAAQSIAHLCAVFEVLEAYGVSEHVLIDLTMIGDFSYYTGMTFEGYAAELGSPVCSGGRYDNLLQQFGRSLPATGFALKTNRIIDGVHGITIEEKKTVLIQYTPKRRAEALTEAARLRSMGQNVVTLLLPEDGAGASAVSVEARTAQAEQVITYGSEEGGR